CACGAATTTTGCCCAGCGCCCGTAGTAGTCAGGCGATGCGGTCGTCGCGTCCTTATTCGTCCAGGGCCACTGCGGGCCTTTGGGAGGAACCGGAATGTTATTCGCGACTTTGATGATGGCGATGTCGCGAAGACCGTTGGCGTAGAGCGTTCTTGCGAAACCCACCTCCGGGCCGTGCACAAAAAAGGGGGGATCAACCTTCGAGAACGAAGCGCCGCGATGGCCGCGAATGTCGCCCCAAGCGTAACTCAACGGGCTATCGGGATCGAAGACGCAGCCATACGTGAACAAAGCGTTGCGATCCGCGTCGGTTTGCAAGCCGGCGCCTGCCAGATCTTCCTTGCCCGTTCCGGCCACGATCGAATCGGCCGCTGCCATGTTCGATTGGCCCGCGAAAAGAAACACCAGCGTCTCTGCTCGCGCGGGAACGCATGTCGAAAACGCAATCACCGCGATCAGCAGAGCGTGTGCTCTACTCATGAGAT
The genomic region above belongs to Pirellulales bacterium and contains:
- a CDS encoding sialate O-acetylesterase; translated protein: MSRAHALLIAVIAFSTCVPARAETLVFLFAGQSNMAAADSIVAGTGKEDLAGAGLQTDADRNALFTYGCVFDPDSPLSYAWGDIRGHRGASFSKVDPPFFVHGPEVGFARTLYANGLRDIAIIKVANNIPVPPKGPQWPWTNKDATTASPDYYGRWAKFVNRRLAELTAKGKKWQIAGFVWDEGIDDALSGATEEQYAANLRQLIAQLRADFGTPTTPFVLARSKSTMPSPAAMNAVRAAQVQVASGDPHAAWISSDDLPNVNTHHFPTESQLLIGERLGSAYLKLKEGAPPKAK